Proteins encoded in a region of the Paenibacillus sp. E222 genome:
- the pgmB gene encoding beta-phosphoglucomutase: MKGNGALQAVIFDLDGVITDTAEYHYVAWKKLGESLDIPFDREFNEQLKGISRGESLARILRLGGKEDAFSAEEKEEFAQRKNEHYVSLLDSLTPEHTYPGIRELLLELQASGIPAVIASASKNAPQILKALELDSLFRYVVHPDSVPHGKPAPDLFLRGAEEVGADVKACIGIEDAQAGIEAIKSAGMIAVGIGEEAVLKGSGADVVLKDTKQLTLSFLERTLQEHSH, translated from the coding sequence ATGAAAGGGAACGGAGCACTTCAAGCCGTTATTTTTGATTTGGATGGTGTCATTACCGACACGGCGGAGTACCATTATGTAGCGTGGAAAAAGCTGGGGGAATCGCTGGATATTCCGTTTGATCGGGAGTTCAACGAGCAGTTAAAGGGCATTAGCCGCGGAGAGTCGCTGGCTCGCATTTTACGTCTGGGTGGCAAGGAAGATGCGTTTTCGGCTGAGGAAAAGGAAGAATTCGCACAGCGTAAAAACGAACATTACGTCTCGTTGCTGGACTCGCTGACACCGGAGCATACTTACCCTGGAATTCGGGAATTGCTGCTTGAGCTGCAAGCCTCCGGTATTCCTGCGGTGATCGCCTCGGCCAGCAAAAATGCTCCTCAAATTCTGAAGGCGCTGGAGTTGGACTCCCTGTTCCGCTATGTGGTTCATCCGGATTCCGTACCACACGGCAAACCGGCACCTGATCTGTTCCTGCGTGGCGCGGAAGAAGTGGGTGCTGACGTTAAAGCCTGCATCGGCATCGAGGATGCGCAGGCGGGTATTGAGGCCATCAAATCCGCAGGCATGATCGCTGTGGGTATTGGTGAAGAAGCTGTACTTAAAGGTTCCGGAGCGGACGTGGTGCTGAAGGATACGAAACAGCTCACGCTGTCATTCCTGGAGCGTACGTTGCAGGAGCATAGCCATTAA
- a CDS encoding alpha-glucosidase: MNRAWWKEAVVYQVYWRSFLDANGDGIGDLEGLMLKLDYIKSLGIDVIWLNPIYESPDKDNGYDIADYYRIMAKAGTMEQFRQLLDKVHALGMKLIMDLVVNHTSEQHAWFEESRSSIDNPKRDWYIWKPGKQDSPPNNWRSYFEPSTWTYDERTGEYYFHSFAKEQPDLNWENPELRQEIYRMMRFWLDQGIDGFRMDVINLLAKLEGFPDAEHPENIDYLGNNPGIHEYLQEMNREVLQHYDIMTVGEIPFVTPEDGLLYVGDNRKELHTLFHFQVADDMPTWDLARYKEIQESWYEAFRNEGWNSQFLNNHDHTRQVSRYGNDGQYRVESAKQLATMIHTLPGTPYVFQGEEIGMTGVRFSSIDEYHDIAMKNKYKEEIGKGRAPDEVLHSLQPLSRDNSRTPMQWDSSEHAGFTEGQPWMQVNPNYEEINVERDLAAQDSIFAYYQQLIALRKTHAVMVYGDYRDQSAGEEHVYAYSRSLDGETWLVILNHSDREQSYALPALFADRATNARLVIGNLDRSTSEEVRNGTVHLLPYEALIYSL; this comes from the coding sequence ATGAACCGGGCATGGTGGAAAGAAGCCGTGGTATATCAGGTCTACTGGCGGAGCTTCCTGGATGCGAATGGGGACGGCATCGGGGATTTGGAGGGCTTGATGCTCAAGCTCGACTATATCAAAAGTCTGGGGATAGATGTCATCTGGCTTAATCCCATTTATGAATCGCCGGATAAAGATAACGGATATGACATAGCGGATTATTACCGCATTATGGCGAAAGCCGGAACGATGGAGCAGTTCAGGCAGTTGCTGGACAAGGTCCATGCACTGGGCATGAAGCTCATTATGGATCTGGTGGTTAATCATACATCAGAGCAGCATGCATGGTTTGAAGAGTCTCGTTCATCCATCGATAATCCAAAACGCGACTGGTATATATGGAAGCCGGGGAAACAGGATAGCCCGCCGAACAACTGGCGCTCCTATTTTGAACCGTCGACCTGGACCTACGACGAGCGGACGGGAGAATATTATTTTCATTCCTTTGCGAAGGAACAGCCTGATCTGAATTGGGAAAATCCCGAGCTGCGTCAGGAGATATACCGGATGATGCGTTTCTGGCTGGATCAGGGCATTGACGGCTTCCGCATGGATGTTATTAATCTGCTCGCCAAGCTGGAAGGTTTCCCGGATGCGGAGCACCCGGAGAATATTGATTATCTGGGCAATAATCCTGGCATTCATGAATATTTGCAGGAAATGAACCGGGAGGTTCTCCAGCATTATGACATCATGACCGTAGGAGAGATTCCATTTGTGACACCTGAGGATGGTCTCTTGTATGTGGGCGACAACCGTAAAGAGCTGCATACGTTATTCCATTTCCAGGTGGCGGATGACATGCCTACTTGGGATCTGGCACGGTACAAGGAAATTCAGGAGAGCTGGTATGAAGCGTTCCGTAATGAAGGTTGGAACTCCCAGTTCCTGAACAATCACGATCACACAAGGCAGGTTTCGAGGTACGGCAATGATGGACAATACCGCGTGGAATCGGCCAAACAACTGGCGACCATGATTCATACTCTTCCGGGAACACCGTATGTATTCCAGGGAGAGGAGATCGGCATGACGGGTGTCCGGTTCTCTTCCATTGATGAATATCATGATATTGCAATGAAGAACAAATATAAGGAAGAAATCGGTAAAGGCCGTGCGCCAGATGAAGTCCTCCACAGTCTTCAGCCGCTGAGTCGGGATAATTCTCGTACGCCGATGCAGTGGGACAGCAGCGAGCACGCCGGGTTTACCGAAGGGCAGCCGTGGATGCAGGTGAACCCCAACTATGAAGAGATTAATGTGGAGCGGGATTTGGCCGCGCAGGACTCCATATTTGCATATTATCAGCAGCTGATTGCCCTGCGTAAAACGCACGCGGTTATGGTCTATGGAGATTATCGTGACCAATCGGCAGGGGAAGAGCATGTATATGCATATAGCCGCAGTCTGGATGGAGAGACATGGCTTGTCATTCTCAATCATTCGGACCGGGAGCAGTCCTATGCTCTGCCTGCTTTATTCGCTGATCGAGCCACGAATGCCCGCTTGGTTATTGGCAATCTGGATCGGTCAACCTCGGAAGAGGTTAGAAACGGCACCGTTCATTTACTTCCTTATGAGGCGCTCATTTACTCCTTGTAA
- a CDS encoding zinc-dependent alcohol dehydrogenase family protein: MKTKVIRYYRFGEPSEVLCLEEKELVPPGPGELAVRMCSRPINPSDVIPVRGAYPHRTALPAVPGFEGVGVVEAVGPGVSNQMSGRRVLPLRGENTWQEVVKTLDRHAIIVPDDINDQSASQIYINPITAWLICTDMLKLTYGDTLIVNAGGSAIGRIFAQLSKILGFRMIALTRNDRHTADLYQLGAFSVVNTMEELLQERIAELTEERGATAAVDCIGGADGEQLVSCIRPHGTVISVGLLSGISPLWHEVTRGTQVNVKLFWLKHWVERCSQERWEQVFNEVIQLVREGRLWMANIGATFGLENVKQAIEVSESSIEGKVLLLS, encoded by the coding sequence ATGAAGACTAAGGTTATACGTTATTATCGCTTCGGTGAGCCGAGCGAAGTGCTGTGCCTAGAGGAGAAGGAGTTAGTGCCCCCTGGCCCCGGTGAATTAGCAGTGAGGATGTGCTCTCGGCCTATTAATCCCTCAGATGTCATTCCTGTTCGAGGCGCATATCCGCATCGGACGGCATTGCCCGCTGTACCTGGGTTCGAGGGAGTTGGGGTAGTGGAGGCGGTAGGGCCGGGAGTATCCAATCAAATGTCGGGGCGGCGCGTCCTGCCGTTGAGAGGCGAGAACACGTGGCAAGAGGTGGTGAAAACGTTAGATCGACATGCGATCATTGTGCCTGATGATATTAATGATCAATCGGCAAGTCAGATCTACATTAACCCGATAACAGCTTGGCTGATATGTACGGATATGCTTAAGCTAACATACGGCGATACCTTGATTGTCAATGCCGGTGGTTCCGCAATCGGGCGAATCTTCGCCCAATTATCGAAAATTCTGGGATTTCGTATGATTGCGCTCACAAGAAATGATCGCCATACGGCTGATTTATATCAACTTGGGGCGTTCTCTGTTGTAAATACGATGGAAGAGTTGCTACAGGAGAGAATTGCAGAGTTAACGGAGGAACGTGGCGCTACTGCGGCCGTCGACTGCATCGGAGGGGCAGATGGAGAGCAACTCGTGAGTTGTATAAGGCCGCATGGCACCGTAATAAGCGTCGGACTGCTCTCGGGTATCTCACCGTTATGGCATGAGGTGACCCGCGGAACGCAAGTTAACGTTAAACTCTTTTGGCTAAAGCATTGGGTAGAGCGATGTTCGCAAGAACGATGGGAACAGGTATTCAATGAAGTGATTCAGTTAGTTCGGGAAGGGCGGCTATGGATGGCAAACATTGGGGCGACGTTTGGGCTGGAAAATGTGAAACAGGCCATTGAAGTCTCTGAATCGAGCATCGAGGGAAAGGTTCTTCTATTAAGTTAA
- the kduI gene encoding 5-dehydro-4-deoxy-D-glucuronate isomerase, translating into MQNRYAAHPNEVKNYDTSRLREEFLMEQLFATDELVTVYSHVDRYIVGTAVPQSKDITLEVNLKDIGTNFFLERREIGIINVGGHGTVTADGQGYEIGAKECLYIGRGVKEVVFKSSGKDQPAQFYFVSTPAHHTYPTVKATQEQAQPNHLGSIESSNERTIYRYIHQGEGGIQSCQLVMGITELDKGNMWNTMPAHTHNRRSEVYLYFNLPEDGVVFHMMGEPNETRHLVVRDRQAIISPSWSIHSGVGTSSYTFCWAMAGENQTFEDMDGVAMKDLK; encoded by the coding sequence ATGCAAAACCGTTATGCTGCACACCCAAATGAAGTGAAAAACTATGATACATCCCGTCTGCGCGAGGAATTCTTGATGGAACAACTGTTTGCAACAGATGAATTGGTGACCGTATACTCTCATGTGGATCGTTATATAGTAGGAACGGCTGTACCTCAAAGCAAGGATATTACACTTGAAGTGAATCTGAAGGATATTGGAACGAACTTTTTCCTGGAGCGTCGTGAAATCGGTATCATTAATGTTGGAGGCCACGGAACAGTGACAGCCGACGGTCAAGGATACGAAATTGGTGCCAAGGAATGCCTGTACATCGGAAGAGGTGTAAAAGAAGTTGTGTTCAAGAGCAGCGGCAAGGATCAGCCGGCTCAGTTTTATTTTGTATCCACACCAGCTCACCACACGTATCCAACAGTAAAAGCAACGCAAGAACAAGCTCAGCCGAACCACCTCGGCAGTATCGAAAGCTCGAACGAACGGACGATCTATCGCTATATCCACCAAGGAGAAGGCGGAATCCAGAGCTGTCAGCTGGTGATGGGTATTACGGAACTCGACAAGGGCAACATGTGGAATACCATGCCTGCACATACCCACAACCGCCGTTCCGAAGTATACTTGTATTTCAACCTGCCGGAAGATGGTGTCGTATTCCATATGATGGGCGAGCCAAACGAAACACGGCATTTGGTTGTGCGTGACCGTCAGGCCATCATCTCTCCTAGCTGGTCCATCCACAGTGGTGTTGGTACGAGCAGCTATACGTTCTGCTGGGCAATGGCTGGTGAAAACCAGACGTTCGAGGATATGGACGGCGTGGCGATGAAGGACCTGAAATAG
- a CDS encoding DeoR/GlpR family DNA-binding transcription regulator, whose product MNPLKRHEKIMEALLERQEVTVSDLSELLQVTGKTVREDLDKLEGMGLLVRVHGGAMLAQNDQYGILTSRGATEKHHSEKTEIAERALAYIRPGDIVALDGGSTTLEMAKRMDNQPITVVTNDLFIIAELTKKEQVRLVVPGGARVRNMLVGDDTAAFISGLNIHKAFISTTALHPEFGLSIYTGDLVPLKKAMISASQQVYGVVDHYKFGQFALRTFAHCSELDCIISDSRLDEETAALYRQNGIEVDYQS is encoded by the coding sequence ATGAATCCATTGAAAAGACATGAAAAAATTATGGAGGCTCTGCTGGAACGGCAGGAAGTCACCGTTAGTGATCTGAGTGAACTGCTGCAGGTGACGGGCAAGACCGTGCGGGAGGATCTCGATAAGCTGGAAGGCATGGGATTGCTCGTACGTGTCCATGGGGGGGCGATGCTGGCTCAGAACGACCAGTATGGCATCCTGACGAGTCGAGGGGCTACGGAAAAGCATCATTCGGAGAAAACGGAGATTGCCGAGCGAGCCCTTGCTTATATCCGGCCAGGAGATATTGTTGCGCTGGACGGCGGAAGCACCACGTTGGAGATGGCGAAGCGTATGGACAATCAGCCCATTACCGTGGTAACCAATGATCTGTTCATTATTGCTGAGCTGACCAAAAAGGAGCAGGTGCGACTGGTTGTGCCCGGCGGAGCAAGAGTCCGCAATATGCTGGTGGGAGACGATACAGCTGCCTTCATTTCCGGTCTCAACATTCACAAAGCGTTTATCTCAACGACGGCACTTCATCCGGAATTTGGACTTTCTATATATACAGGCGATCTGGTGCCGCTAAAAAAAGCAATGATCTCTGCTTCACAGCAGGTCTATGGCGTCGTGGATCATTATAAATTCGGACAATTTGCCCTTCGGACTTTTGCACACTGTTCGGAGTTGGACTGCATCATCAGCGACAGTCGCTTGGATGAGGAGACAGCAGCCCTTTACAGGCAAAATGGTATCGAAGTGGATTATCAGAGCTGA
- the kduD gene encoding 2-dehydro-3-deoxy-D-gluconate 5-dehydrogenase KduD, which translates to MNPFDLSGQVALVTGTSGGLGQGMAIGLAEAGADVVLVSYSNPSETARAIEALGRKAYVIEADLSREDELTGVFEKALAFQGRIDILVNNAGIIRRTPAADHGQQDWHDVIGLNLNTVFFLSQLAGRHMIERGSGKIINIASMLSYQGGINVPGYTASKHGVAGLTKALANEWAGKGVQINGIAPGYMETDNTTQIRADENRYRDITARIPAGRWGTPEDLKGPVVFLASAASDYLNGHVLNVDGGWMAR; encoded by the coding sequence ATGAACCCATTTGATTTAAGCGGACAAGTTGCACTTGTCACTGGTACATCAGGAGGTCTTGGACAAGGAATGGCGATTGGTCTTGCGGAAGCCGGGGCAGATGTTGTGCTGGTGTCTTACTCCAATCCATCGGAAACAGCACGTGCTATTGAGGCTCTCGGACGCAAAGCGTATGTGATTGAAGCTGATTTGAGCCGTGAGGATGAACTGACCGGGGTGTTTGAAAAGGCATTAGCCTTTCAGGGGAGAATTGATATTCTGGTCAATAATGCGGGAATTATTCGTCGTACACCTGCAGCCGATCACGGTCAGCAGGACTGGCATGATGTCATAGGTCTTAACCTGAATACGGTATTTTTCCTGAGCCAGTTGGCCGGCAGACATATGATTGAACGGGGAAGTGGCAAGATCATTAACATTGCCTCCATGCTGTCTTATCAGGGTGGAATTAATGTACCGGGATACACGGCCAGTAAACATGGGGTAGCCGGTTTAACGAAAGCACTCGCAAATGAATGGGCAGGCAAAGGTGTTCAGATCAACGGGATTGCACCAGGCTACATGGAAACAGACAATACGACTCAGATTCGCGCCGATGAGAATCGGTATCGTGACATCACGGCACGGATTCCGGCTGGACGCTGGGGAACACCTGAGGATCTGAAAGGTCCGGTTGTTTTCCTGGCATCGGCGGCATCGGACTATTTGAATGGTCATGTACTGAATGTGGATGGCGGCTGGATGGCTCGTTAA
- a CDS encoding sugar phosphate isomerase/epimerase has protein sequence MKLGILAHTFGKQPTAQLAQTIADNGFNSVQLALAKALSDVDSSNGKLSPGLANEIGDQFAQRGVKIAVLGCYINPIDPDPVARRADIDRFKEHLRYARDFGCSMVATETGGLDTYRDSHPDGYEEKAWTVLRETVEELVEEAEKWGVHAAIEPVSTHTLHTREHMIRLFEEIPSSNLGMLFDPCNLIKQPHVADQPAFLREVMETLYQRIIVIHAKDVAFNAQGDKFNPVPGEGILDYPLFFELLKTYKPHIDISLEGVTAEEAVPAAKHLREIWSGVRV, from the coding sequence ATGAAACTTGGTATTCTTGCGCATACGTTTGGTAAACAGCCTACAGCGCAGCTTGCACAGACTATCGCGGATAACGGATTCAATTCGGTACAGTTGGCATTAGCCAAGGCGTTATCGGATGTGGACTCGTCCAATGGCAAGCTGAGCCCTGGACTGGCGAATGAGATCGGAGATCAATTTGCACAGCGCGGAGTCAAGATTGCGGTACTAGGCTGCTATATTAACCCGATTGATCCTGATCCTGTGGCCCGTCGTGCAGACATTGATCGATTCAAGGAGCATCTGCGTTATGCCCGAGATTTCGGTTGCAGCATGGTGGCAACGGAGACGGGGGGCCTGGATACGTATCGCGACTCTCATCCAGACGGATATGAAGAAAAGGCGTGGACGGTGCTGCGGGAGACGGTAGAGGAACTGGTGGAAGAGGCGGAAAAGTGGGGCGTTCATGCGGCGATCGAGCCTGTATCTACCCATACACTTCATACGCGTGAACATATGATTCGTCTGTTTGAAGAAATTCCTTCATCCAATCTGGGCATGCTGTTCGATCCTTGTAATCTGATCAAACAACCGCATGTGGCTGATCAGCCCGCATTCCTGCGTGAAGTGATGGAAACGCTGTATCAGCGCATCATTGTCATTCATGCCAAAGATGTGGCTTTCAATGCACAGGGTGATAAGTTCAATCCGGTGCCGGGTGAGGGCATTCTGGATTACCCGTTATTTTTTGAACTATTGAAGACGTATAAACCACATATCGATATTTCACTAGAAGGGGTAACGGCGGAGGAAGCTGTTCCAGCGGCCAAGCATTTACGTGAGATATGGAGTGGCGTTCGGGTATAA
- a CDS encoding homocysteine synthase codes for MSNERELSFETLAIHAGQEIDPTTHARAVPLYQTTSYGFRDTEHAANLFGLKEFGNIYTRLMNPTTDVFEQRIAALEGGAGALATASGQAAITFSLLNIAGAGDEIVSAASLYGGTYNLFSTTLPKLGLDVKFVDSSDPENFRAAITDKTKALYAETIGNPQGNVLDIEAVAAIAHEHGIPLIVDNTFPSPYLLRPIEHGADIVVHSATKFIGGHGTSIGGVIVDSGKFDWKASGKFPGLTEPDSSYHGVVYTEAVGPIAYIIKARVQLLRDFGATISPFNSWLLIQGLETLHLRVERHSSNALAVAQYLEKHADVEWVSYAGLPSHPSYELAQKYLPKGQGAILTFGIKGGVDAGRKLIENVKLFSHLANVGDSKSLIIHPASTTHQQLTEDEQTAAGVNPELIRLSIGTENIQDILYDLEQAIKASQQSSVSV; via the coding sequence ATGTCAAACGAACGTGAGCTTTCATTTGAAACATTGGCAATTCATGCCGGCCAGGAGATTGATCCGACCACCCATGCACGTGCTGTACCGTTGTACCAAACAACATCCTACGGATTCCGTGATACGGAGCATGCAGCCAATCTGTTTGGATTGAAAGAGTTTGGCAATATCTATACACGTCTGATGAATCCGACCACGGATGTGTTCGAACAACGTATTGCTGCACTTGAGGGAGGTGCGGGCGCACTGGCTACCGCTTCCGGTCAGGCAGCGATTACGTTCTCCCTCTTAAATATCGCAGGTGCGGGAGACGAGATCGTTTCCGCAGCGAGTCTGTATGGGGGAACGTACAATCTGTTCTCCACCACACTACCGAAACTTGGCCTGGATGTAAAGTTTGTAGATTCCAGTGATCCAGAGAATTTCCGGGCGGCGATTACGGATAAAACCAAAGCATTGTACGCTGAAACGATCGGAAATCCGCAAGGCAACGTCCTGGACATTGAAGCTGTGGCAGCGATCGCCCATGAACATGGCATTCCTTTGATTGTAGACAATACATTCCCAAGTCCATATCTGCTTCGTCCAATCGAGCATGGAGCTGATATTGTCGTTCATTCGGCTACCAAATTTATTGGCGGTCACGGTACTTCCATTGGTGGAGTTATTGTGGACAGCGGCAAATTCGACTGGAAAGCAAGTGGCAAGTTCCCGGGACTGACAGAGCCGGATTCCAGCTATCATGGTGTCGTATATACGGAAGCGGTTGGACCGATTGCTTATATTATCAAAGCTCGTGTGCAATTACTGCGCGACTTTGGTGCAACGATCTCACCTTTCAATTCATGGTTGCTCATTCAAGGATTGGAGACACTGCATCTGCGGGTTGAACGCCATAGCAGCAACGCACTGGCTGTGGCGCAATATCTGGAGAAGCATGCAGATGTGGAATGGGTAAGCTACGCAGGTTTGCCGAGTCACCCTTCCTATGAATTGGCACAGAAGTATTTGCCGAAAGGCCAGGGAGCCATTCTGACTTTTGGTATCAAAGGCGGCGTGGATGCAGGACGCAAACTGATTGAAAATGTGAAGCTGTTCTCCCACCTTGCGAACGTAGGTGACTCCAAGTCACTGATCATTCACCCGGCTAGTACGACGCACCAACAGCTGACAGAAGATGAGCAGACTGCAGCAGGCGTTAATCCTGAGCTAATTCGTCTATCTATAGGTACAGAGAATATTCAGGATATCCTCTACGATCTGGAGCAAGCCATTAAGGCTAGCCAGCAATCAAGCGTTAGTGTTTAA
- a CDS encoding heavy metal translocating P-type ATPase: MQAIHQPIQTKAKAEQRSANTPGPGRGRKPDFRSMLRNKEMQAALGSGLLMLIAWVTASWSNPLSVVLYIVAYAIGGWTKAKEGIETLVKDRDLDVNLLMIAAALGAAAIGYWNEGAMLIFIFALSGALESYATERSHKDISSLLALKPETALRIEDGKMNLVSIDDLQPGDLLLVKPGELVPADGVVYRGSSFINQASITGESLPVDKIAGDEVFAGTVNGEGALYVEVTKSAEGSLFGKIIKLVEEAQTEMPDSQRFIERFEGIYARIVVAVTVLVIVATPLLLGWTWNDAFYKAMVFLVVASPCALVSSIMPVMLSAMSSSARRGILFKGGAHVENMAQTQVVAFDKTGTLTMGTPQVTDIITADGYDRAQLLGAVAAIENLSMHPLARAIVEQASKEDLNLPIAEQVQALTGWGIEGKVDGVLWKIGKTDELDTHHISEVNNANHIEKQLGACDMNDLAVWHGIRAQLEGEGKTVSAITANGKMAGLIAMRDTVRPQAAAAVKMLEAMGVKVAMLTGDRPESAAVIARETGVSLVYAGLLPEDKVKQVHLLREQYGQVLMVGDGVNDAPALAAATVGMGMGVSGSGTALEVADVVLMNDNIEEIAWVIRQARRAQRTVKQNMFFAITVILALIAGNFLQDVALPLGVVGHEGSTILVILNGLRLLR, from the coding sequence ATGCAAGCGATACATCAACCTATTCAAACCAAAGCGAAAGCTGAACAGCGCTCTGCCAACACACCAGGTCCGGGCCGGGGGCGCAAACCAGATTTTCGGTCCATGCTGCGCAACAAGGAAATGCAAGCTGCACTGGGCAGTGGACTTTTGATGCTTATTGCCTGGGTGACGGCATCATGGTCTAATCCGTTATCCGTAGTACTGTATATTGTTGCTTATGCCATAGGTGGATGGACCAAGGCCAAAGAAGGCATAGAGACTTTGGTCAAGGATCGTGATCTCGATGTGAACCTGCTCATGATTGCAGCAGCGTTGGGAGCGGCAGCCATCGGCTACTGGAATGAAGGCGCCATGCTGATCTTTATTTTTGCGTTAAGTGGTGCACTCGAAAGCTATGCAACGGAGCGTAGTCACAAAGATATTTCATCGCTGCTGGCGCTCAAACCGGAAACGGCGCTGCGTATTGAGGACGGGAAAATGAATCTTGTATCCATCGATGATTTGCAGCCGGGGGATCTGTTGCTGGTCAAACCGGGCGAACTGGTTCCGGCAGATGGTGTCGTGTACCGGGGTAGCTCTTTTATCAATCAGGCCTCGATTACAGGCGAATCCTTACCTGTAGACAAAATTGCTGGTGACGAAGTATTTGCAGGTACCGTGAACGGCGAAGGCGCTCTATATGTGGAGGTAACCAAATCCGCTGAAGGATCGTTGTTTGGCAAAATTATTAAACTCGTGGAAGAGGCGCAGACGGAAATGCCGGATTCCCAACGCTTTATTGAACGATTCGAGGGGATATACGCGCGTATTGTTGTCGCCGTAACGGTGCTGGTTATTGTGGCAACACCGTTATTGCTTGGTTGGACATGGAATGATGCGTTTTACAAAGCAATGGTCTTTCTCGTTGTCGCTTCACCTTGTGCCCTGGTTTCTTCCATTATGCCGGTCATGTTATCAGCGATGTCCAGCAGTGCACGTCGCGGTATTCTCTTCAAGGGTGGCGCTCATGTGGAGAACATGGCCCAGACCCAGGTGGTTGCTTTTGATAAAACGGGGACATTGACGATGGGTACACCACAGGTGACCGATATTATAACGGCAGACGGATATGACCGGGCTCAGTTGTTGGGTGCGGTAGCTGCCATTGAGAATCTTTCGATGCACCCACTGGCTCGGGCCATTGTGGAGCAGGCAAGCAAGGAGGACCTCAACCTCCCAATTGCTGAACAGGTTCAGGCGCTGACGGGCTGGGGGATTGAGGGGAAAGTAGACGGTGTGCTCTGGAAAATTGGCAAAACGGATGAGTTAGATACGCATCATATCAGTGAGGTAAATAACGCAAATCATATAGAGAAGCAATTAGGTGCTTGTGATATGAATGATCTTGCTGTGTGGCATGGCATACGTGCCCAACTTGAGGGAGAAGGCAAGACCGTGTCTGCCATAACAGCGAACGGGAAGATGGCCGGACTGATCGCGATGAGGGACACTGTGCGCCCACAAGCGGCCGCAGCGGTAAAAATGCTGGAAGCGATGGGTGTGAAGGTGGCTATGCTGACAGGTGATCGTCCTGAATCGGCAGCAGTAATCGCCCGTGAGACAGGTGTGAGCCTAGTGTACGCAGGTCTGTTGCCCGAAGATAAAGTGAAGCAGGTGCATCTACTTCGCGAACAGTATGGGCAAGTGTTAATGGTTGGGGATGGTGTGAATGATGCGCCTGCACTTGCAGCGGCAACGGTTGGCATGGGGATGGGGGTATCAGGCAGCGGCACGGCACTGGAAGTAGCGGATGTTGTACTGATGAATGACAATATTGAAGAAATCGCCTGGGTGATCAGGCAAGCTCGCCGGGCCCAGCGGACGGTGAAGCAGAATATGTTTTTTGCCATCACGGTAATTCTGGCTCTAATCGCGGGTAACTTCTTACAAGATGTTGCATTGCCATTGGGCGTGGTAGGCCATGAGGGCAGCACGATCCTGGTTATTCTGAATGGACTAAGACTGCTGCGGTAA
- a CDS encoding alpha/beta fold hydrolase: MGRYVQVEPNVSVFVEDIGQGTPVVFLHGWPVNYKMFEYQLNVLPNQGIRAIAIDFRGYGKSDAPSTGYDYDRMADDVRAVIDDLELTDVVLAGFSMGGAIAVHYMARHAGHGVSKLALLSAAAPVFTQREGYPYGLTPAQLTEQIIEPIFADRPKLLETFGGMFFAKQHSQPFMDWFHALGMEASSYATISSAIALRDEDLRGDLSSIQVPTAILHGKKDEICPFEFAEEMHKGIAGSQLIAFEESGHGAFYDELEKFNAELIRFIKSGI; the protein is encoded by the coding sequence ATGGGACGTTACGTACAAGTGGAACCGAATGTGAGTGTATTTGTTGAAGATATTGGTCAAGGAACACCGGTTGTCTTTTTGCACGGCTGGCCAGTTAATTATAAAATGTTCGAATATCAATTAAATGTACTGCCGAATCAAGGCATTCGTGCGATTGCAATAGATTTCAGAGGTTATGGCAAGTCGGACGCTCCGTCCACAGGTTATGACTACGACCGGATGGCGGACGATGTTCGTGCCGTAATCGATGACCTGGAGTTGACCGACGTGGTGCTTGCAGGCTTCTCCATGGGTGGAGCGATTGCCGTGCATTATATGGCCCGCCATGCGGGACATGGTGTATCCAAGCTGGCACTATTGTCTGCGGCGGCACCAGTGTTCACGCAGCGTGAGGGTTATCCATATGGACTTACTCCGGCGCAGCTCACCGAGCAGATTATTGAGCCAATCTTCGCAGATCGTCCGAAGCTGCTGGAGACGTTTGGCGGCATGTTTTTCGCGAAGCAGCACAGCCAGCCGTTTATGGATTGGTTCCATGCACTCGGTATGGAAGCCTCGTCTTACGCTACGATCTCCAGTGCAATTGCACTGCGAGATGAGGATTTGCGAGGTGACCTGAGTTCGATTCAGGTACCTACAGCCATTTTGCACGGGAAGAAGGATGAGATATGTCCGTTTGAATTCGCCGAGGAGATGCACAAAGGCATTGCCGGTTCTCAATTGATTGCTTTTGAGGAGAGCGGTCACGGGGCGTTCTATGATGAATTGGAAAAATTCAATGCCGAACTGATTCGATTTATCAAATCCGGAATCTGA